The sequence AACGAGGGGGAGGCGGTGCTCTCGGCCCCCGACGTGCGCACCAGGGTGGAGCGATTCGCCAATCTCTTCGGAGGGAAGCACTTCCCCCTGTACATGCCGGTGATTGAGTTCTGGACCGAGGCCGAGGACGAGCCGCCCTGGTCGTGGCTCAGGAGGGGCATTCCCTTCGACCTGATGGGCTTCGGCTACGACGGCCTCCACGAGCTGTGGAACGGCTACCGGGACGGCATCTCGGCCCTGCTCCTGCTGGCCAAACCCCCGGACTCCTTCTACGGGGAGTCCGACGAGATACGGACGGCCTGGCTGGAGTCGGCCGCCGAGCGCATCCCCAAGGAGACCCTGGAGAGGATTCCCCAAGGCGGCATACCCGTCGAGACCATCACCGAGGTGGTGAAGGAGACCCGGTTCGAGGGGGCGGCCAAGGCCGCCTTATGGGTCTTCGCCGAGACCGGCAACTTCTTCCTCGACCATTCCTACGAGGATGGCAGCTACGACGGCTTCGCCGACCCCTGGGACGACGACATCATCGCCGAAGGCACCGAGGAGTGGCGCAAGGCCAGAGATCTGATGGACTCGGTGTGCACGCTGGCCGACTGGCTGGAGGAGGACCTTCCGGCCCGCTTCGCCGAGATGCTGGACACCGTCCTGCCCCGGCTCCCCGAACAAGAACAAGGAAAGGAGGACGACGACCATGACGACCGACGCTGAAAAGACCGGCTGGTCCCTGCCCGGCCCGGACGACATGCCCAGGGACAAGCTCCAGTTGCAGCTTGAGGTCTACGACGAGACGCTCCTGCTGCGGGGCTTCGAGGGAGACTCCGTCTGGGTCAGGACCGTCTCGGCGGACGAGATCGCCAACGTGTTCACCCAGCACCTGGGGTTCTCATCTGGGCTGCTGCCCCAGGACGCCCTCTGGTGGAACCAGGGCGAGACCGGGCAGGTGGTGGCCCTCTGGCGGCCGCCGCAGGTCTGGCCCGTGGCCCTGCAACGGGAGGCGTTCAAGCCCCCCGCACGGCTCCGGCTCCCCATGCCGGGGCTGGTCTTCGTCTGCTCTCCGGGCCGGGCGCCATGGGTCTACGCGGCCCTGTCACGCCCCACTGACGCCGATGAGCAGCTCTACCGGATGCCCGCCTTCAACGTCTTCCGGGACGGGCGGGTCTGCCCCGGAAGCCACAAGTTCCCCGAGGAGGTGGGGCTCATACCGGAGTCCTTCTTCCAGTCCTACTTCTCGGGCACCGGCGATACCAGGGAGCGGTCGAAGAAGCACCCCGACAACCTGCACGCGCTATGGGAGGAGCTTGATGGAAAGACTGAGTACCCGGTTGAGGACCTTGTTCCCCAGTGCACGGTGGCCCAGGTCATCGCGGCCTCCCAGGGGAGACGGGGCTATGGCTACCGCTAGCGGCCGAGATGCCGCGACCGCCCGCCCGACGCCCGTCGGCTACCTCGTCAATCGCAAGGAGGGGCTGACCGGAGCGCAGGGCATCGGCTACGACTACGTGCTCGGATCGGGGGGTCTCTACGTCCAGTCCGAGAGCGCCCACCTGACGGCACGTGTGCTCGTCGCCCCCTGCGAGGTGCGGGGGCTGGCTCCCGTGGCCGAGAAGGTGGAGCTTGCCCACGGCCCCATCCCGGCCCGGCTCTTCGAGCTGGGGCTGTGCTGGTTCGAGGACGACCCGGACACCGAGCGGTTCTTCGCCGTGCGGTGGGACGGGCGCTCCTACCGGCTGGTGGTTCCCGAGCAGGAAGGGACTGCCACCCGGCTCAAGTACCGGCCCCCCGCAGGGGTGGTCGCCGAGTTCCACTCCCACGGACGCTCCCGCGCCTTCTTCTCGGCCACCGACGACCGGGATGAGCAGGGGTTCCGCATCTACGGCGTCGCCGGACGCCTCGACAGCGACCGGCCCGAGCTGAGCCTCCGGGTCGGCGTCTACGGCCACTTCGCCCCGGTGCAGTGGTCGCAGTTCGACGGCCCGAACCCCGGCCTCCGGCTGGTGGCCGAGGACCCTGACCCAACCAATCCAATAGAAGGAGGTGACTGAGAGATGCCGTACTACTTGGACAACGCATTCCTGCTGGACGACCCCTGGATCACGGTGGTCGGCTGCGGCGGGACCGGCGGCTTCGTCGCCGAGGGACTCTGCCGTCTCTTCCAGGGGCGGGAGGCCAACATCGTCCTCGTCGACCACGACCGGGTCGAGCCCCACAACCTGCTCCGCCAGAACTTCTACCCCGGCGACGTGGGCGGCTTCAA comes from Chloroflexota bacterium and encodes:
- a CDS encoding Mov34/MPN/PAD-1 family protein; translated protein: MATASGRDAATARPTPVGYLVNRKEGLTGAQGIGYDYVLGSGGLYVQSESAHLTARVLVAPCEVRGLAPVAEKVELAHGPIPARLFELGLCWFEDDPDTERFFAVRWDGRSYRLVVPEQEGTATRLKYRPPAGVVAEFHSHGRSRAFFSATDDRDEQGFRIYGVAGRLDSDRPELSLRVGVYGHFAPVQWSQFDGPNPGLRLVAEDPDPTNPIEGGD